The following are encoded together in the Drosophila sechellia strain sech25 chromosome 3R, ASM438219v1, whole genome shotgun sequence genome:
- the LOC6606828 gene encoding neither inactivation nor afterpotential protein G, translating to MGLKFQNILVLAGIVIGFLSVIVVLAGTLLKNSVPNVLAPEERHFAFDYVIVGGGTGGSTLTSLLAKNSNGSVLLIEAGGQFGLLSRIPLLTTFQQKGINDWSFLSVPQKHSSRGLIERRQCLPRGKGLGGSANLNYMLHFDGHGPDFDSWRDLHNLSDWSWAQMRSFMSAAKPKNPDMLEIPRRYSKLTEALDEAQAQFAHKDWIFRRSLYNIRNGLRHSVVQQFLNPVIHHSNLRLLPDALVKRIQLATSPFLQATSILVGIKDEENREKEFSIEVRRELILCAGAYQTPQLLMASGIGDVSALKKLGIPVQHSLPLVGHNLHDHFNLPLFVSMGVTGPTLNQNTLLNPMTLINYLSSGSGPLGNFGVLGNVASYGGSGSPPYGITFFGAGAIDESALMSISNFKGPAFRALFPRYYNASQEGFVVISSCLQPKSRGFVGLLNRHMRRNPLIDPNYLSNELDVDCTISAIRSAVELVNSTAFAALHPRIHWPRVQECSNFGPFERDFFDNRPSDHYLECLMRHVGLGSHHPGGTCALGSVVDSQLRLKGVSNVRVVDASVLPRPISGNPNSVVVAIALRAASWILKSELQAGDSK from the exons ATGGGCCTGAAATTCCAAA ATATCCTGGTTCTGGCTGGCATTGTGATAGGATTCCTATCCGTCATAGTTGTCCTGGCCGGCACGCTGCTGAAGAACTCCGTACCCAATGTCTTGGCACCAGAGGAGCGGCACTTTGCATTTGACTATGTGATTG TGGGTGGTGGAACTGGAGGCAGCACACTTACCTCGCTACTGGCCAAGAACAGCAATGGGAGTGTTCTCCTCATCGAGGCAGGTGGTCAGTTTGGCCTCCTGAGTCGGATTCCCTTGCTGACCACCTTTCAGCAAAAGGGCATTAATGACTGGTCCTTCCTTTCTGTGCCACAGAAACACTCCTCCAGGGGTCTCATCGAGCGGAGACAGTGCCTCCCGAGGGGCAAAGGACTGGGTGGATCCGCCAATCTAAACTACATGCTGCACTTTGATGGTCACGGACCGGATTTTGATTCCTGGCGGGATCTCCATAATCTTAGTGATTGGAGCTGGGCCCAAATGAGATCCTTCATGTCCGCCGCCAAGCCCAAGAACCCAGACATGCTCGAAATTCCCCGTCGCTACTCCAAATTAACTGAAGCGTTGGACGAAGCGCAGGCGCAGTTCGCCCACAAGGATTGGATCTTTAGACGCTCATTGTATAATATTAGAAATGGTCTGCGTCATTCGGTGGTACAGCAGTTCCTTAACCCGGTCATACATCACTCCAATCTGCGGCTGCTGCCCGATGCTTTGGTGAAACGGATTCAACTTGCCACTAGTCCGTTCCTCCAGGCCACCTCGATTCTCGTGGGGATTAAGGACGAGGAGAACAGGGAGAAAGAATTTAGCATCGAGGTGAGAAGAGAGTTAATCCTCTGCGCTGGCGCTTACCAAACTCCACAGCTCCTGATGGCATCTGGAATTGGCGACGTTTCTGCCCTGAAGAAACTGGGTATTCCCGTTCAGCATAGCTTACCTTTGGTGGGCCACAACCTGCACGACCACTTTAATCTTCCACTTTTCGTATCGATGGGAGTCACTGGACCCACACTCAACCAAAACACTCTCTTGAATCCCATGACCTTGATCAACTACCTGAGCTCTGGTTCGGGACCCTTGGGAAACTTTGGAGTGCTGGGAAATGTGGCCAGCTATGGAGGATCGGGATCCCCGCCCTATGGCATCACCTTCTTTGGAGCAGGCGCTATCGACGAGTCTGCTCTGATGTCCATATCAAATTTCAAGGGTCCAGCATTCCGGGCGCTCTTTCCACGCTATTACAATGCCTCGCAGGAGGGATTTGTGGTCATCTCCAGCTGCCTGCAGCCAAAGTCTCGTGGATTTGTGGGACTGCTTAATCGGCATATGCGAAGAAATCCCCTGATAGATCCAAACTATCTCAGCAACGAATTGGACGTGGACTGTACCATTTCCGCCATTCGAAGTGCAGTCGAG CTGGTCAACTCGACTGCCTTTGCTGCACTACATCCCCGCATCCATTGGCCGCGCGTGCAGGAGTGCTCAAACTTCGGCCCCTTCGAGCGGGATTTCTTCGACAACCGTCCATCGGATCACTACTTGGAGTGTCTGATGCGGCACGTTGGCTTGGGATCCCATCATCCGGGTGGAACATGCGCCCTCGGCAGCGTCGTGGACTCCCAGTTGAG ATTAAAAGGGGTATCCAATGTGCGGGTGGTGGATGCTAGTG TACTACCCCGTCCGATCTCGGGAAACCCCAACTCGGTGGTGGTGGCCATCGCATTGAGAGCCGCCTCTTGGATTCTGAAGAGCGAACTGCAGGCCGGTGATTCGAAATGA
- the LOC116801381 gene encoding LOW QUALITY PROTEIN: uncharacterized protein LOC116801381 (The sequence of the model RefSeq protein was modified relative to this genomic sequence to represent the inferred CDS: inserted 1 base in 1 codon), producing MRPPEVYHVYSHSQNHLAERQEIGRGVRSGIKCMITGKSVGAIVAALQKTXKVFQNYICNFKKFLNKNEEAVSYIKQQDIYNINI from the exons ATGCGCCCGCCCGAGGTTTACCACGTATATAGTCATTCACAGAACCACCTGGCAGAGCGCCAGGAGATCGGACGTGGGGTTCGGAGTGGGATCAAGTGCATGATCACCGGCAAATCGGTGGGAGCTATTGTCGCAGCActacaaaaaa aaaaagtaTTTCAAAACTATATTTGTAACTTTAAAAAATTCTTAAACAAGAATGAAGAAGCTGTAAGTTATATAAAACAACAAGATATATACAACATAAACATTtga
- the LOC6606829 gene encoding sodium-coupled monocarboxylate transporter 1, translating to MSNIEEVLGELQRFAWPDYVAFVSMFLLCIGIGIYFGFMNKSVSEDDYMLGGRKMLVIPIAFSLVASFVSGITLLGLPTEVYSYGIQYLYVSCGVIGMGVVMGVFYLPVFHDLNITSTYEYLEVRFDRRLRLYGSVMFAIMNVAYLPIVIYVPALAFNQVTGIGVHTITPIVCIICVFYTSLGGLKAVVWTDVVQAISMLGALCLVAIKGTRDIGGAGVVLERAWSSDRLEVPDLNIDPTVRHTFWCLFFGGIVYWTQTNAVSQNMIQRYLSLPSLGDARKALCIFCVGVLVLMALCGYNGLLIYATYQNCDPLTTKLAKARDQLLPLFVMKTLGELPGMTGLFIAGVFSAALSSLSTCLNSMSAVVLEDFVKPYVKKPLSSSAINWIMRLVVVGVGVLCVCLVYVVEHMGTVLQLTMSLEAITNGPLFGIFTIGLFMPWINGNSALVGGIMGVIAMSWVSLNAQWAIASGAITYNTKPLNVEQCDYSFNVTTSLANTTHLGASAEDIFPLYRISYMWYTTFGASITIIVALLGTFVFGKNNPNKVDPVLLTPCIRKFFAFGSEKHMDAFKPAIPLQHKLRNDEVAL from the exons ATGTCCAACATCGAGGAGGTGCTCGGCGAGCTGCAGCGCTTTGCCTGGCCGGATTATGTGGCCTTCGTTTCGATGTTCCTGCTCTGCATCGGTATCGGCATATACTTTGGATTCATGAACAAGTCCGTGTCCGAGGACGATTATATGCTGGGCGGTCGAAAGATGTTGGTCATACCCATCGCCTTCTCATTGGTGGCCAGCTTTGTGTCCGGCATCACGCTGCTCGGCCTGCCCACGGAGGTCTACTCCTATGGCATCCAGTATCTCTACGTATCCTGCGGCGTCATCGGCATGGGCGTGGTTATGGGTGTTTTCTACCTACCCGTATTTCACGACCTAAACATCACCTCCACATACGAG TATCTGGAGGTTCGCTTCGATCGGAGGTTACGCCTTTACGGATCCGTGATGTTTGCCATTATGAAC GTGGCCTATCTGCCCATCGTAATCTATGTTCCGGCATTGGCCTTCAACCAGGTGACGGGAATCGGAGTACACACGATCACGCCGATCGTGTGCATCATCTGCGTCTTCTACACGAGTCTGGGTGGATTGAAGGCAGTGGTCTGGACGGACGTGGTGCAAGCCATCTCCATGCTGGGTGCACTTTGCCTGGTGGCCATCAAGGGCACCCGCGACATTGGAGGAGCCGGAGTGGTGCTGGAGCGGGCTTGGAGCAGCGATCGCCTGGAGGTACCAGA CCTCAACATCGATCCCACTGTGCGCCACACGTTCTGGTGCCTGTTCTTCGGAGGGATCGTCTACTGGACGCAAACCAACGCCGTGTCACAAAACATGATCCAAAGGTACCTGTCGCTTCCGTCGCTTGGCGATGCCCGAAAGGCGCTGTGCATCTTCTGCGTCGGTGTGCTCGTCCTAATGGCGCTATGTGGTTACAATGGTCTGCTGATATACGCCACCTACCAGAACTGTGATCCCCTGACCACCAAG CTTGCAAAGGCTCGAGATCAGCTCCTGCCGCTCTTTGTGATGAAGACGCTGGGTGAACTTCCTGGCATGACGGGACTCTTCATTGCCGGCGTCTTCAGTGCCGCTCTGAGTTCGCTCTCCACCTGCCTGAACTCCATGTCCGCCGTGGTGCTGGAGGATTTCGTCAAGCCGTACGTGAAAAAGCCGCTCTCCAGCTCCGCGATCAACTGGATCATGCGGCTGGTGGTGGTCGGAGTAGGAGTTCTCTGCGTGTGCTTGGTCTACGTCGTAGAGCACATGGGCACAGTCCTTCAGCTGACCATGAGCCTGGAGGCGATCACGAATGGGCCACTGTTTGGCATCTTTACCATCGGTCTTTTCATGCCTTGGATCAATGGAAAT AGTGCCCTGGTGGGCGGAATTATGGGAGTAATAGCCATGTCCTGGGTGAGTCTCAATGCACAGTGGGCCATCGCCTCGGGAGCAATTACTTACAACACAAAGCCGCTTAACGTGGAGCAGTGCGACTACAGCTTTAATGTGACCACCAGTCTGGCCAACACAACTCATCTGGGAGCATCTGCAGA GGACATTTTTCCGCTCTATCGGATCTCGTACATGTGGTACACCACGTTCGGGGCCTCCATTACGATTATCGTGGCGCTGCTGGGTACCTTCGTGTTTGGCAAAAACAATCCCAACAAGGTGGATCCCGTGCTGCTCACGCCCTGCATACGAAAGTTCTTTGCCTTTGGCTCAGAGAAGCACATG GATGCCTTCAAGCCCGCCATTCCACTGCAGCACAAGCTCCGTAACGACGAGGTGGCCTTATGA
- the LOC6606830 gene encoding importin-9, with amino-acid sequence MSLQFQNDCGDSVKQAIIEELQNLLSSNTGVLQQTEKRIKQLEYTEGYGVYLSEIIMNQAHELPLRQIAIVMLTRYVENHWTDDDDVKGKVNGCMASEQAKRTIRNILPNGLYDPNSKIRSSVAHTISTIAATDYPHCWAELFDIIVKCLGGNEDSIHGAMQVLQDFSYDVEQIKELGPVVIPEVYRIFDSEQNYSIKTRVSAIRILKPLFASIAALITNKEEQSTMMSSILTNFMEKLMHYLSMNSGAASSFLLRSEIIKVFTHLVNEMPKYINPFMDRVLPIVWQLLTQIAETYVKVSVNQTETSPLASGDSEEDDEQTNFQSLIIQILEFINCILTCNKLRGSIKNVLADLIYITIVYIQLSEEQLEDWQDDPEKFVDDEDDGGVELTVRMCGRDVLLAINDEFGANAIQALQEALGRHFSVAEAEKAANNPNWWKIQEACMDAVHVFRDVILAGDSTFDLLNYLTIVRNLLVHQESPPLVGRALWTLSIYSKSDLYNPQMLTEILDVTLCSLSPEKSHILRISAVRTLNGFLQANETIDGEKRTLLVSKLPGFLDGIMALVPGSKASVLALLMEALTFMVKFDAEFAFASQVKITPLAIAVFLKYTEDPYVLETVQDLIKALCQRKECLGPLQEKFIPTIVSILGLTGAASTEKQDIALDVLNTIVRYTEPPLNNSLIETAFPAIINCVLHTDDHAVMVAGGECLRSFIHVSPEQICSYKNGEGINCIMQVVATVLLNPMNSEMTAAGQIGRLVITIITKMGSMLGQNVDMLLKAVISKMQNLECLKVIMNLVLIFAHLFLTQMDAVLNFLSTVPGPNGEPAMQFVLTNWLSRQNSFFGNYERKVTTMALCKLFEYGVATQDNRLTTITFKELVDDPTDTRRRTRSVAATTQKWVTIPALVKIFKVLISEYQHFQEGKSDEPLTDSEEDGDDEDAPGNPAKPRYISDLFESDEDNADDEQLLQELLKETNYQGDIADNLQKFLTTFTQNEHFPTFYEHLTEGERVILLSKVQQK; translated from the exons ATGTCGCTGCAATTCCAAAACGACTGCGGGGACTCCGTAAAGCAAGCCATCATCGAGGAGCTGCAGAACCTACTCAGCTCGAACACAGGAGTCCTGCAGCAAACGGAAAAGAGGATCAAGCAGCTGGAGTACACGGAAG GCTATGGCGTCTACCTGTCCGAGATCATTATGAACCAGGCGCACGAGCTGCCACTCCGTCAAATCGCGATCGTGATGCTCACTCGCTACGTGGAGAACCACTGGACGGATGACGACGATGTCAAAGGGAAAGTTAACGGTTGCATGGCCAGCGAGCAGGCCAAGCGAACCATACGAAACATTCTGCCCAACGGACTGTACGATCCCAACTCCAAGATACGCTCCTCAGTCGCGCATACCATCTCCACCATAGCTGCCACGGATTACCCACATTGTTGGGCGGAGCTGTTCGACATCATTGTCAAATGCCTGGGTGGCAACGAAGATTCCATACACGGTGCCATGCAGGTACTGCAGGATTTCAGCTACGACGTGGAGCAAATCAAGGAACTGGGTCCAGTAGTCATACCCGAAGTCTATCGCATCTTCGACTCCGAGCAGAATTACTCGATCAAAACAAGAGTATCGGCCATTCGCATCTTGAAGCCACTTTTCGCATCCATTGCAGCACTGATCACCAACAAAGAAGAGCAGAGCACCATGATGAGCTCCATTTTGACAAACTTCATGGAGAAGCTTATGCATTACCTGAGCATGAATAGCGGCGCCGCTTCCAGTTTCCTACTTCGCTCGGAAATCATCAAGG TGTTTACCCATTTGGTCAATGAAATGCCAAAGTACATCAACCCCTTTATGGACCGTGTTCTGCCCATTGTCTGGCAGCTACTCACACAAATAGCCGAGACTTACGTGAAGGTGTCGGTGAACCAGACTGAGACAAGTCCCCTGGCCAGCGGCGACAGCGAGGAGGATGACGAGCAGACCAATTTCCAATCACTGATCATCCAGATCCTTGAGTTCATCAACTGCATACTGACATGCAACAAACTCCGTGGGAGCATCAAAAATGTGCTGGCCGACCTCATATACATAACCATTGTTTACATTCAGCTGAGCGAGGAGCAGTTGGAGGACTGGCAGGATGATCCTGAGAAGTTCGTggatgatgaggatgatgGCGGTGTGGAGCTCACGGTGCGCATGTGCGGCCGAGATGTCCTCCTG GCTATAAACGACGAATTCGGAGCCAACGCAATTCAGGCACTGCAGGAGGCATTGGGCAGGCACTTTAGTGTGGCTGAGGCAGAAAAAGCTGCCAACAATCCCAACTGGTGGAAGATCCAGGAGGCCTGCATGGATGCCGTGCATGTTTTCCGCGACGTCATCCTCGCCGGCGACTCTACGTTTGACCTCCTCAACTATTTGACCATAGTTCGGAATTTGCTTGTGCATCAAGAATCTCCGCCTCTTGTTGGTCGTGCCCTTTGGACGCTGAGCATCTACTCCAAGTCGGACCTATACAATCCGCAGATGTTGACCGAAATCCTTGATGTCACGCTGTGCAGCCTGTCGCCGGAGAAGTCACACATCCTTAGAATCAGCGCAGTGCGCACCCTGAATGGATTTCTGCAGGCGAACGAAACCATCGATGGAGAGAAGCGAACTTTGTTGGTGTCAAAGCTGCCGGGTTTCCTAGATGGAATTATGGCTTTAGTGCCGGGATCCAAGGCATCAGTCTTAGCCCTGCTAATGGAAGCCCTGACATTCATGGTTAAA TTCGATGCTGAGTTTGCCTTTGCTAGCCAGGTTAAGATTACGCCACTGGCCATAGCTGTATTCCTGAAATACACTGAAGATCCCTATGTGCTCGAAACAGTCCAGGATCTCATCAAAGCTCTGTGCCAGCGCAAGGAGTGCCTGGGACCGCTACAGGAGAAGTTTATTCCAACGATCGTTAGCATCCTGGGGCTGACAGGAGCGGCTTCCACGGAAAAGCAGGATATTGCCCTAGACGTCCTCAACACAATAGTGCGCTACACGGAGCCGCCGCTGAACAATTCCTTGATAGAGACCGCGTTTCCCGCCATTATAAACTGCGTCCTACACACGGATGACCATGCTGTCATGGTAGCCGGCGGCGAGTGCCTGCGCAGCTTTATCCATGTCTCTCCGGAGCAAATCTGCAGCTACAAGAACGGGGAGGGCATTAACTGCATCATGCAAGTGGTGGCCACTGTTCTTCTGAATCCGATGAACAGCGAAATGACGGCGGCGGGCCAGATTGGACGCCTCGTTATCACTATTATCACCAAGATGGGAAGCATGCTCGGCCAGAATGTGGACATGCTGCTGAAGGCTGTGATAAGCAAGATGCAGAACCTCGAGTGCCTAAAAGTGATAATGAATCTTGTGTTGATCTTCGCCCATTTGTTCCTCACCCAAATGGACGCCGTACTCAACTTTCTGTCCACCGTTCCCGGACCCAACGGAGAGCCAGCAATGCAGTTTGTGCTCACCAACTGGCTCTCCCGCCAGAACTCCTTTTTCGGAAACTATGAGCGAAAG GTCACCACCATGGCTCTGTGCAAGTTGTTCGAGTATGGTGTTGCCACTCAAGACAACCGTTTGACCACAATAACATTCAAAGAACTAGTGGACGACCCCACCGACACGCGCAGACGTACTCGATCCGTGGCAGCTACAACCCAGAAGTGGGTAACAATTCCGGCGCTCGTCAAGATCTTCAAGGTTTTGATCTCCGAGTACCAGCACTTCCAAGAGGGCAAGAGCGACGAACCTCTTACGGACAGCGAAGAGGATGGCGATGATGAGGATGCGCCCGGAAATCCGGCCAAGCCGCGTTACATATCCGATCTATTCGAGTCGGACGAGGATAACGCCGATGACGAACAACTCTTGCAGGAGCTGCTGAAGGAAACCAACTACCAGGGCGACATAGCCGACAACCTGCAGAAGTTCCTCACCACCTTCACGCAGAACGAACACTTTCCCACATTTTATGAACACCTCACCGAGGGTGAACGCGTCATCCTGCTCAGCAAGGTCCAGCAGAAGTAG
- the LOC6606831 gene encoding ATP-dependent DNA helicase 2 subunit 1 produces the protein MSTWNPENDVDLLSGSEDEEDVSMKRDYHGREAILFVVDANLQTAGMERLLEALNIIRTAFISGMLVNDKDLIGLIFANTKHSPPPLEASALDNIVMPDNCAVFLPLRQLTKPIVEHYLEFMGGVETQFGDVYGLAEPDGRGRFDLMIRLCIEMLEKCGKKLNNAKIAYLTDVSEPHPSNSNHFQAALQKASDLEGKEFEFHVIPMVDDFDYEPFYKEFITLSRAIELDSFQVPDAQMLREILSDRKLKQDFLRRCLGHFSFYLGPNLSMSVQYYNYFQRRAYPRKVQILRRDNSVVRTKRVITVQKQKDDGSQDIEHEYQIKVTGGWYTCNVGEKDLRISMDQLNRVRNLHKPQMMLLGFKHRSSLPEVSYIKPANFMYPDDQSIIGSKRLFRALWERCLVRDKIAICLFMSKRKSIPRYVALVPVEAPDNGEEKTYRSLLCGDGFKIVYLPEAKHIRHLDMQDWNNTENTADEQKVEFFQKIIKKLRVDYQPNLINDPSLDALQANLLALSLDFSTDTKGLDNLLDTTQQDKRIEKLLPDYEMFAAEVEPPKKRAAKSTTAGASAPKMAKIDDNQLKEFEFVKSLIKDGALMRCTAAQLHFILQQHFDVTMPKLVKEKLVAKIEELHK, from the exons ATGAGCACCTGGAATCCGGAGAACGATGTGGACCTGCTGTCTGGGtccgaggacgaggaggatgtGTCCATGAAGCGGGACTACCATGGGCGCGAGGCCATTCTCTTCGTGGTGGACGCCAATCTGCAGACAGCCGGCATGGAGCGCCTCTTGGAGGCACTGAACATCATCCGTACTGCCTTTATATCCGGAATGCTGGTCAACGACAAGGACCTCATCGGACTCATCTTCGCCAACACCAAGCACAGTCCGCCGCCACTGGAAGCCAGTGCATTGGACAACATCGTAATGCCGGATAACTGCGCGGTGTTTTTGCCCCTTCGCCAACTAACCAAACCCATTGTGGAGCACTATCTTGAGTTCATGGGCGGAGTGGAGACGCAGTTCGGCGATGTTTATGGCCTGGCGGAGCCCGATGGTCGCGGCAGGTTTGACCTAATGATCCGGCTCTGCATCGAGATGCTCGAAAAGTGCGGCAAGAAGCTAAACAACGCCAAGATCGCCTATCTCACGGACGTCAGTGAACCTCATCCATCGAACAGCAATCATTTCCAGGCTGCATTGCAAAAGGCCAGCGATCTGGAGGGCAAGGAGTTCGAGTTTCATGTCATTCCCATGGTCGATGACTTTGACTACGAGCCGTTTTACAAGGAGTTCATCACGTTGTCAAGAG CCATCGAACTGGACTCTTTCCAGGTGCCAGATGCCCAGATGCTGCGCGAAATCCTGTCCGATCGTAAGCTGAAGCAGGATTTCCTTCGCCGATGCCTGGGTCACTTCAGTTTTTACTTGGGCCCCAACCTATCCATGTCCGTACAGTACTACAATTACTTTCAGCGACGCGCCTATCCGCGCAAGGTGCAAATCCTGCGAAGGGACAATAGTGTGGTGCGCACCAAGCGAGTGATTACGGTGCAAAAACAGAAGGACGATGGCTCGCAGGATATCGAGCACGAGTATCAGATAAAGGTGACGGGCGGTTGGTACACTTGCAACGTGGGCGAGAAGGATCTGCGCATCAGCATGGATCAGTTGAATAGGGTGCGCAATCTGCACAAGCCGCAAATGATGCTGCTGGGTTTCAAGCACCGATCCTCTCTTCCCGAAGTTAGCTACATCAAGCCTGCGAACTTTATGTACCCCGATGATCAGAGCATCATTGGATCGAAGCGCTTGTTCCGCGCATTGTGGGAGCGATGCTTGGTGCGCGACAAGATTGCCATTTGCCTGTTCATGAGCAAGCGCAAGTCCATACCTCGCTATGTGGCGCTTGTGCCAGTAGAGGCCCCAGATAATGGGGAAGAGAAGACCTACCGTTCTCTGCTCTGCGGCGATGGATTCAAGATTGTCTACTTGCCGGAGGCCAAGCACATTCGCCACCTAGACATGCAGGACTGGAACAATACGGAAAACACTGCTGACGAACAGAAAGTCGAGTTTTTCCAAAAGATCATCAAGAAGCTGCGCGTTGACTACCAGCCGAATCTCATTAACGACCCAAGTCTGGACGCCCTGCAGGCGAATCTTCTGGCCCTCTCCCTGGACTTTTCGACGGATACCAAAGGTCTCGATAATCTGCTGGACACCACGCAACAGGACAAGCGCATAGAAAAGCTGCTGCCGGACTATGAGATGTTCGCTGCGGAAGTGGAACCCCCTAAAAAGCGAGCAGCCAAGTCCACCACAGCGGGAGCGAGCGCTCCCAAAATGGCCAAGATCGACGATAATCAACTCAAGGAATTCGAATTCGTAAAGAGCCTAATCAAGGATGGGGCTCTGATGAGGTGCACGGCCGCCCAGCTGCATTTTATTCTGCAGCAACACTTCGATGTTACAATGCCCAAGTTGGTAAAGGAAAAACTGGTGGCCAAAATCGAGGAACTACATAAGTAG
- the LOC6606832 gene encoding prefoldin subunit 3: MTGIMDSVEMPKLPENQKTFAGIPEAVFLEEIDTFMSQPENENCEKVLQRLDEQHGKYRFMACNLEARRRKLKSQIPDLERSLEMVNVLRKEDEERETQFLLSDQVFIKTLVPPTKTVYLWLGASVMLEYPLDEAEALLNQNITSAVGNLKSVEHDQDFLRDQITTTEVNMARVYNWGVKKRQAATKTTATTPA, encoded by the exons ATGACTGGTATTATGGACTCGGTGGAAATGCCCAAATTGCCAGAAAACCAAAAGACCTTCGCCGGCATCCCGGAGGCAGTGTTCCTG GAGGAGATCGACACGTTCATGTCGCAGCCGGAGAACGAAAACTGCGAGAAGGTGCTCCAGCGACTGGACGAGCAGCACGGCAAGTATCGATTCATGGCCTGCAATCTGGAGGCGCGGCGGCGCAAGTTGAAGTCGCAAATTCCGGACCTGGAGCGCTCCCTGGAAATGGTCAATGTGCTTCGCAAGGAGGACGAGGAGCGCGAGACGCAATTCCTGCTCAGCGACCAGGTGTTCATAAAGACACTGGTGCCGCCCACGAAAACAGTATACCTCTGGCTGGGGGCCAGCGTGATGCTGGAGTATCCGCTGGACGAGGCGGAGGCTCTGCTGAACCAGAACATCACATCGGCCGTGGGCAACCTAAAGTCCGTGGAGCATGATCAGGACTTCCTGAG GGATCAAATTACAACTACGGAGGTAAACATGGCGCGGGTCTACAACTGGGGCGTGAAAAAGCGGCAGGCCGCTACCAAGACCACCGCCACTACTCCAGCCTAA
- the LOC6606833 gene encoding 39S ribosomal protein L40, mitochondrial has protein sequence MSLLGAFARLSLQRSGAVAGIAVARCLHTTPVLCAEPLKKKKKLDPQIVKQREDRKKKKIEKQIRRLEKNARQLKPVDELEVPLELIDEKDKRQRKLVPLTSAQLEERALLKKQWAHYKHDERVADYQIIDRLVQAQNKALAELRRESEELYQAAIDIDPQLLPVAVKGPVATPPIKDYVSPDGDYLHQSMKWEVK, from the exons atgtcgCTGCTGGGCGCCTTTGCCAG ATTAAGTCTGCAGAGAAGTGGCGCCGTCGCCGGTATCGCAGTTGCACGTTGCCTCCACACGACTCCAGTTCTCTGCGCGGAGCCCctgaagaaaaagaagaaactGGATCCGCAGATTGTCAAGCAGCGCGAGGAtcgcaagaagaagaagatcgaGAAGCAGATTCGCCGGCTGGAGAAGAATGCCCGTCAGCTGAAGCCCGTGGATGAACTGGAGGTTCCACTGGAGCTCATCGATGAAAAAGA CAAACGGCAGCGGAAGCTAGTTCCACTGACCAGCGCCCAGTTGGAGGAACGTGCTCTTCTAAAGAAGCAGTGGGCACACTACAAGCACGACGAGCGCGTAGCAGACTACCAGATCATCGACCGGCTGGTCCAGGCACAAAACAAGGCGCTGGCGGAACTCCGACGTGAGTCCGAGGAGCTTTACCAGGCGGCCATCGATATCGATCCCCAGCTGCTGCCTGTCGCCGTCAAAGGACCcgttgccacgccccccattAAGGATTACGTCAGTCCCGATGGCGACTACCTGCACCAATCCATGAAGTGGGAGGTCAAATGA